The following are encoded in a window of Mustelus asterias unplaced genomic scaffold, sMusAst1.hap1.1 HAP1_SCAFFOLD_35, whole genome shotgun sequence genomic DNA:
- the LOC144482199 gene encoding histone H1-like, which translates to MTETAAAETAPPAAPAQVKSPRKKKAAPRPAAAGPKLGEQILNVVAGCSDRKGMSLAAIKKALAGSGVDVGKRCSQIRLTIKRKVEKGSLVQTKGQGASGSFKLAKKENPGKMGKKVKTPTAKKSLVKKTAAKKVTTKKAAAKKPAAKKLAAKKTPVKKSTMKKTSSKKAATPKKAVKKAALKKKSPVKKVTGGKSVKKVTKSKAKPKVKAAKAKKASGKK; encoded by the coding sequence atgactgaaactgcagccgccgaaacggctcctccagccgctcccgctcaagtGAAGTCTCCCAGGAAGAAGAAGGCGGCTCCCCGACCTGCGGCAGCCGGTCCCAAGTTAGGCGAGCAGATCCTCAATGTTGTGGCGGGTTGTAGCGATCGCAAGGGGATGTCCCTGGCCGCGataaagaaagctttggctggcagcggagtggatgtggggaagcgcTGCTCCCAGATCAGGTTAACTATCAAGAGGAAGGTGGAGAAAGGCTCTCTGGTGCAGACAAAGGGACAGGGCGCCTCCGGCTCCTTCAAACTCGCTAAGAAGGAAAACCcggggaaaatgggaaagaaggtgaagacaccaacagccaagaaatctttagtaaagaaaacagcggccaagaaggtgacaacaaagaaagcagcagccaagaaacccgcagcaaagaaactcgcagcaaagaaaactccagtgaagaaatcaacaatgaagaaaacaagcagcaagaaggcggcaactccaaaaaaggcggtGAAGAAAGCAGCCCTGAAGAAAAAGTCTCCTGTGAAGAAGGTGACGGGCGGAAAGTCTGTCAAAAAAGTGACAAAATCGAAGGCcaaacccaaagtgaaagcagcaaaagcgaAGAAAGCGTCAGGAAAGAAGTGA